GAGCACCTGCCTTGCAAGCAGGGGGTCAGCAGTTCGAATCTGCTTATCTCCACCAAGAAAAAAGTTGGTTTTTACCAACTTTTTTTTATTTTCAACAATTATTGATATAATAATATAATTCCTTGGTTATAATATATATTACATTATTATACTCTGAGGTGATAACTATGAAAATAACTAAAGTTAAACATGACTCTAAGGGAGAAATCATTGAATACCAACTTGATAATGGAAGTATAGTATCTAAGGAAGAAGTTGTTAATCTCGCATATAATGGCGAGATTGAAGGGGTTATGGTTTCAAGGTCTAAGAGTAATGAGTATTACGTTAGATCTACTCCAGATGGAGATAAATCAAATAATCTAGATAATTTACCAGAAATACAATAGGGAATAATTTCATATACATTATAAAAGGTTCTTATTATATAGGAACCCTTTATATTTTAAGCTATTGTACCTAAACAGGCTTTAATCATATACTTTGTTTGTGGTATATATACTTATAATGTTGTAAAATAATTATTATAGGTGTAATAAAGGTAACAATCTTGGAGGATTAATAATGAGGGAAGAGTTTTCAAATTTTAAAAAGTTCATAAAGGGAAAGAAGGTTGCAGTTGTTGGTATAGGAGTTAGCAACACACCTTTAGTTAAGTTTTTAATTGAGCTTGGGGCAAATATAATTGCATGTGATAGAAAAGAATCTCTTGGAGATATAGAAGAATATCTTTTAAGCAATGGTTGTACATTATCTCTTGGGGAAGATTATTTAGAAGGTATATTAAATGCAGATGTTGTTTTCAGAACACCATCATTACTTCCAAGTAATGAATACTTAGTTAAGGCTAAGGAAAATGGTGCATATGTAACCTCAGAAATTAAGGAGCTTCTAAAGTATGCTAAGGGAAAGATATTTGCTGTTACAGGAAGTGATGGTAAGACAACAACAACAACACTTATAGGTGAGATATTAAAGCATAGTGGTAAGAAGGTTTATATAGGTGGTAATATAGGCACACCACTATTTACTAAGATAGAAGAAATAGGACAAGATGATTTTATTGTACTTGAGCTTTCATCATTCCAGCTTATGGACGTAACAGAAGGCGTAGATGTATCAGTAATAACAAATGTAAGTCCTAATCATTTAGATATACATAAGGATTATGAAGAGTATATAGAAGCTAAGAAAAATATAATTAAGAGTTCTAAGGAATCAAGTATTATAGTACTAAATAAAGATAATTCTATAACAGATTCAATAGTATCTAATGGATGTATTAGAAAGTTTAGTAGAAGAGAGAATGCATTTGCATATTCTACTTCAGACTCACTTTATGTTAATAATACCCATGTTGTAGATAAGAGGAATATTAAGTTAAAAGGCGAACATAATGTAGAGAACCTTTTAACTGCATTTGCTGCTACATTTGACTATGTATCAATAGATGATATGAAGGCAGTTAGTGAAACTTTCTCAGGGGTTGCCCATAGAATAGAATTTGTTAGGGAATTTAATGGGGTTAAATACTATAATGATTCAATAGCATCTAGTCCAAGCAGAACACTAGCAGGGCTTCAGTCATTTACAGAGAAGGTTATTCTTATTTGCGGAGGTTATGATAAGAACATACCATTTGAACCCCTAGCTTCTGAGGGAATAGATAAGATTAAGCAGCTTATAGTTATGGGACATACTAAAGAAAAGATTAAATCTGCCTTTGAAGATGAAATGAATAAAACAGGGAAGAAACTTCCTATATATGAGACTATATCATTTGAGGATGCTGTATTATTTGCTAAAACTGTAGCTATAGAGGGAGATGTTATTATATTATCTCCTGCATGCGCAAGTTTTGATATGTTTAAGAACTTTGAAGAAAGAGGAAATAAGTTTAAAGAAATAGTTAATGAGTTAAATGACTAGCTTAAACATATGTTAAATATGAATAATTAATTAAGGTGTATATAGATTATATACCTTTTTAATATTTATAGGATAATACTCAGAAAATGTAAAAGAAGTATATAATTAATTATTGTTCAAAAAGGAGTGGTTCATTATGAAAAAAATTAAAAAATTATTGTGTATAACAACTTTAATATGTTTAGTTCAATCAAATGTAGCATTTGCCTCGGAAATAGGTTCTTCACATTCGGATAATGTATTATCTTATATGGATTATGGGACTATAAATGATGAAGATATTATATTAACTGCAGCCAGCACAACAACAAGTACAACAACAGCT
The Clostridium cylindrosporum DSM 605 DNA segment above includes these coding regions:
- a CDS encoding DUF3892 domain-containing protein — protein: MKITKVKHDSKGEIIEYQLDNGSIVSKEEVVNLAYNGEIEGVMVSRSKSNEYYVRSTPDGDKSNNLDNLPEIQ
- the murD gene encoding UDP-N-acetylmuramoyl-L-alanine--D-glutamate ligase, encoding MREEFSNFKKFIKGKKVAVVGIGVSNTPLVKFLIELGANIIACDRKESLGDIEEYLLSNGCTLSLGEDYLEGILNADVVFRTPSLLPSNEYLVKAKENGAYVTSEIKELLKYAKGKIFAVTGSDGKTTTTTLIGEILKHSGKKVYIGGNIGTPLFTKIEEIGQDDFIVLELSSFQLMDVTEGVDVSVITNVSPNHLDIHKDYEEYIEAKKNIIKSSKESSIIVLNKDNSITDSIVSNGCIRKFSRRENAFAYSTSDSLYVNNTHVVDKRNIKLKGEHNVENLLTAFAATFDYVSIDDMKAVSETFSGVAHRIEFVREFNGVKYYNDSIASSPSRTLAGLQSFTEKVILICGGYDKNIPFEPLASEGIDKIKQLIVMGHTKEKIKSAFEDEMNKTGKKLPIYETISFEDAVLFAKTVAIEGDVIILSPACASFDMFKNFEERGNKFKEIVNELND